The genomic interval GATCCCTTGATTCCTGCTGGTCAGGCATGGTTTCGCTTGGGTTGAGGGAGGCATCGAACAGCCCTGACGGCCGCACGTTGGCCGCTTCGGCGGCAGTTTTCAGCGCTTAGAACGGTTCTTCAGTCGCCCCTGCCGCTGGTGGCGCAGCCGCTGCCGTATCCACACCGGCTCGGGTGTGGCGGACAGCGGACGACGGTGTTCATCTCGATCCGGCGAGAAGAGCGGAAGTTCGCAACTCGGCGAAACGCGAACCAGTCGACACCGGCACCAGCCGGGTCGGCGCCATGCCGCATGTTCGAAGGTCACGAAGGGGCCACGGTTCTCGGCGTGCTCCGAGACAGCAACCTGCGAGCTGTTCATAACCCGCGCCGGGGCGACGGACATCTGGCCGCCCTGATGTCCGCGGAGCTGGACGGTCTTGAGGCTCTGGTGACCCACACGGCGACGGGCCGGGGCATGACGCCGTCCTGGGTGTTCACCACGCGCGGGTGGACCCGCGAGGAGTGGGACGCGGCCGCCGGACGGCTCCGCGGGCGCGGACTTCTGGACGCCGACGGTGAGTTCACCGAGCGCGGGCTCGCCCTGCGGGAGGAGATCGAGGCGAAGACGGACCGGCTGGACCGGGCGCCGTACGAGCACCTCGGGGCGGAGGGCGTACGACGGCTGACGGAGCTCGCGGTGGGGTTCGCGCGGGCCGCGACGGCCGCGGGGGCCTATCCCTCGGATCTGATCGGGAAGCGCTGATCTTCTGCGGGCCACGAAGATTGTCCGGCCGTTTCGGAGGTACCCGTCCCTTTCCCGGTCGTCGTGGCCGGGAGAGGAAAGGGGAATGCACATGTTCCGCGCGATCGCAGACGTCCTGCGCCAGATCGGTGGCGCCATCGCCACCGTGGTGACCCTGCCCTTCCGGGCCGTGGCCCGGCTGTTCGGCGGCGCGTCCGGCTCCACGCGGAGCCGCAGGGCCTGACGACCCCGGCCGGATGACCGCGCCCTGATCCCCGACTGTCGGTGCCGCCTGCCACAATTGCCGCGCAACCTCAGTGAGAAGGCGGTACGGGATCGTGACGACACCCGGGTCCAGCGGGTCCAGCAGCGCAGGGTCGATCGAAAGCAGGATCGCCGAGGAGCTCGGCGTACGGGAGCGGCAGGTGAAGGCTGCCGTGGAACTGCTCGACGGCGGTTCCACGGTTCCCTTCATCGCCCGCTACCGCAAGGAAGCGACCGAGATGCTCGACGACGCGCAGTTGCGCACGCTCGAGGAGCGGTTGCGGTATCTGCGGGAGTTGGAGGAGCGGCGGACGGCGATCCTCGACTCGGTGCGCGAGCAGGGCAAGCTCACCGAGGAGCTTCAGGCGCGGATCCTGGGCGCGGAGACCAAGGCGCGCCTGGAGGACATCTACCTGCCGTTCAAGCCGAAGCGCCGCACCAAGGCGCAGATCGCGCGCGAGGCAGGTCTTGAGCCGCTGGCCGAGGGCCTGCTCGGGGACCCGGGTGTCGCTCCGCTCGCCGCGGCCGCCGCGTTCGTCGACGCCGACAAGGGCGTGCCCGACGCGCAGGCCGCGCTCGACGGCGCCCGGGCGATCCTCACCGAGCGCTTCTCGGAGGACGCCGACCTGATCGGCGAACTCCGCGAGCGCATGTGGGTGCGGGGGCGACTGGCCGCCAAGGTGCGGGACGGCAAGGAGGAGGCGGGGGCCAAGTTCGCCGACTACTTCGACTTCGCCGAGCCCTTCACGAACCTGCCCTCGCACCGCATCCTGGCGATGCTGCGCGGCGAGAAGGAGGAGGTCCTCGACCTCGTCCTGGAGCCCGAGGAGGCCACGGAAGGGCCTTCGTCGTACGAGGGCATCGTGGCCCACCGGTTCGGGATCGCCGACCGCGGCCGTCCCGGCGACAAGTGGCTGACGGACACCGTCCGCTGGGCCTGGCGGACCCGCATCCTCGTGCACCTCGGCATCGACCTCAGGCTGCGGCTGCGGACGGCCGCCGAGGACGAGGCGGTCAACGTGTTCGCGGCCAACCTCCGCGACCTGCTGCTCGCCGCCCCGGCCGGCACGCGCGCGACGCTGGGCCTGGACCCCGGCTTCCGTACGGGCGTGAAGGTCGCCGTGGTCGACGCGACCGGCAAGGTCGTCGCCACCGACGTCATCCACCCGCACGTCCCGGCCAACCGGTGGGACGAGGCGATCGCCAAGCTGGCCCGCCTCGCCAAGGAGCACGCGGTCGAGCTGATCGCGATCGGCAACGGCACGGCGTCCCGCGAGACCGACAAGCTCGCCGGGGAACTCATCACCAAGCACCCGGAGCTGAAGCTCACCAAGGTGATGGTCTCCGAGGCGGGCGCCTCCGTGTACTCGGCCTCCGCGTTCGCCTCGCAGGAGCTGCCGGACATGGACGTGTCGCTGCGCGGCGCCGTCTCCATCGCGCGCCGGCTGCAGGACCCGCTGGCCGAGCTGGTGAAGATCGACCCGAAGTCGATCGGTGTCGGCCAGTACCAGCACGACCTGTCCGAGGTGAAGCTGTCGCGCTCCCTGGACGCGGTGGTCGAGGACTGTGTGAACGGCGTGGGAGTCGACGTCAACACCGCGTCCGCCCCGCTGCTCGCCCGGGTCTCCGGCATCACCTCCGGGCTGGCGGAGAACATCGTGTCGCACCGCGACGCGAACGGCCCCTTCAAGTCCCGCACCGAGCTGAAGAAGGTGGCACGGCTGGGCCCCAAGGCGTACGAGCAGTGCGCGGGCTTCCTGCGGATCCGGGGCGGCGACGACCCGCTGGACTCCTCCAGCGTCCACCCCGAGGCGTATCCGGTGGTGCGGCGCATGGTGAAGACCGCGGGGCAGGAAGTGGCCTCCCTCATCGGCAACACGGGGACGCTGCGCTCGCTTCGGCCGCAGGACTTCGTGGACGAGACCTTCGGTCTGCCCACGGTGACCGACATCCTCAAGGAGCTGGAGAAGCCCGGGCGCGACCCGCGGCCCGCCTTCAAGACGGCGACCTTCAAGGAGGGCGTCGAGAAGATCTCCGACCTGTCCGCCGGGATGGTGCTGGAGGGGGTCGTGACCAATGTGGCGGCGTTCGGGGCGTTCATCGACGTCGGTGTCCACCAGGACGGTCTGGCGCATGTCTCCGCGTTGTCGAAGACGTTCGTCAAGGATCCGCGGGATGTGGTCAAGCCAGGTGACATCGTCAAGGTGAAGGTGCTCGACGTCGACATTCCCCGGAAGCGGATCTCGTTGACGCTGCGGCTGGACGACGAGGCGCAGGCGAAGCCCTCCGGTGGGGAGCGTCGTCAGCCGCAGCGCGGTGGACGGCCGCCTCAGCAGCGGCAGCAGCAACCGCAGCGGTCGGCGCCTGCTCCGGGCAACAGTGCGATGGCTGACGCGTTGCGCAAGGCGGGGCTGCTCAATCCGAAGAACGGCAAGCGCTAGTACAGGTCGTGGGGAACTGCGGGTCCGTTGTGGCTGGTCGCGCAGTTCCCCGCGCCCCTAGGGGGTTTCCGTCACCTTGCCCGAGGAGACCTCCAGACGGCGGGTCACGTGCACCGCGTCCAGCATTCTGCGGTCGTGGGTGACCAGGAGCAGCGTGCCCTCGTAGGCGTCCAGAGCCGACTCCAGCTGTTCGATCGCCGGCAGGTCGAGGTGGTTGGTCGGCTCGTCCAGGACCAGGAGGTTGACGCCCCTGCCCTGGAGCAGCGCCAGCGCCGCCCTCGTCCGCTCCCCCGGGGACAACGTCGCGGCCGAGCGCGTGACGTGGTCGGACTTCAGGCCGAACTTGGCAAGCAGGGTGCGGACCTCTGCCGGTTCGGTGTCGGGGACGGCCGCGCAGAAGGCGTCCAGCAGGGACTCCTCGCCGTGGAACAGCTTGCGGGCCTGGTCGACCTCGCCGATCAGGACACCGGAGCCCAGGGAGGACTGGCCGGAGGTCAGCGGCACCCGGCCCAGCAGGGCGCCGAGCAGGGTGGACTTGCCGGCCCCGTTCGCGCCCGTGACGGCCACCCGGTCCGCCCAGTCGATCTGGAGGGACACCGGGCCCAGGACGAAGTCACCCTGGCGAACCTCAGCGTCCCGCAGGGTCGCGACGACCGCGCCCGAGCGGGGGGCCGACGCGATCTCCATGCGCAGTTCCCACTCCTTGCGCGGCTCGTCGACGACATCGAGGCGTTCGATCATGCGCTGGGTCTGGCGGGCCTTCGCGGCCTGCTTCTCGCTGGCCTCGCTGCGGAACTTGCGGCCGATCTTGTCGTTGTCGTTGTTCGCCTTGCGGCGGGCGTTCTTCACGCCCTTGTCCATCCACGAGCGCTGCATCTGCGCCCGGTCCTGGAGCGCGGACCGCTTGTCGGCGTACTCCTCGTAGTCGTCCCGGGCGTGCCGGCGGGCCACCTCGCGCTCCTCCAGGTAGGCCTCGTAGCCGCCGCCGTAGAGGGTGATCTGCTGCTGGGCCAGGTCGAGTTCGAGGACCTTGGTGACCGTGCGGGTGAGGAACTCGCGGTCGTGGCTGACGACCACCGTGCCGGCTCTGAGGCCCTTCACGAACCGCTCCAGACGTTCCAGGCCGTCCAGATCGAGGTCGTTGGTCGGCTCGTCGAGGAGGAAGAGGTCGTAGCGGGAGAGCAGCAGGGAGGCGAGGCCGGCTCGTGCCGCCTGGCCGCCCGACAAGGAGGTCATCGGCTGGTCCAG from Streptomyces sp. CC0208 carries:
- a CDS encoding LPFR motif small protein yields the protein MFRAIADVLRQIGGAIATVVTLPFRAVARLFGGASGSTRSRRA
- a CDS encoding Tex family protein; the encoded protein is MTTPGSSGSSSAGSIESRIAEELGVRERQVKAAVELLDGGSTVPFIARYRKEATEMLDDAQLRTLEERLRYLRELEERRTAILDSVREQGKLTEELQARILGAETKARLEDIYLPFKPKRRTKAQIAREAGLEPLAEGLLGDPGVAPLAAAAAFVDADKGVPDAQAALDGARAILTERFSEDADLIGELRERMWVRGRLAAKVRDGKEEAGAKFADYFDFAEPFTNLPSHRILAMLRGEKEEVLDLVLEPEEATEGPSSYEGIVAHRFGIADRGRPGDKWLTDTVRWAWRTRILVHLGIDLRLRLRTAAEDEAVNVFAANLRDLLLAAPAGTRATLGLDPGFRTGVKVAVVDATGKVVATDVIHPHVPANRWDEAIAKLARLAKEHAVELIAIGNGTASRETDKLAGELITKHPELKLTKVMVSEAGASVYSASAFASQELPDMDVSLRGAVSIARRLQDPLAELVKIDPKSIGVGQYQHDLSEVKLSRSLDAVVEDCVNGVGVDVNTASAPLLARVSGITSGLAENIVSHRDANGPFKSRTELKKVARLGPKAYEQCAGFLRIRGGDDPLDSSSVHPEAYPVVRRMVKTAGQEVASLIGNTGTLRSLRPQDFVDETFGLPTVTDILKELEKPGRDPRPAFKTATFKEGVEKISDLSAGMVLEGVVTNVAAFGAFIDVGVHQDGLAHVSALSKTFVKDPRDVVKPGDIVKVKVLDVDIPRKRISLTLRLDDEAQAKPSGGERRQPQRGGRPPQQRQQQPQRSAPAPGNSAMADALRKAGLLNPKNGKR
- the abc-f gene encoding ribosomal protection-like ABC-F family protein — protein: MTATLVAKNLAAGHGDRSLFSGLDLVVAPGDVIGLVGANGAGKSTLLRMLAGLLEPEEGELRLSPPTATVGHLPQEPERRPGETVREFLARRTGVAEAQRVMDEATQALVDGAPGADDAYATSLERWLDLGGADLDERAEEVTDSLGLAVDLDQPMTSLSGGQAARAGLASLLLSRYDLFLLDEPTNDLDLDGLERLERFVKGLRAGTVVVSHDREFLTRTVTKVLELDLAQQQITLYGGGYEAYLEEREVARRHARDDYEEYADKRSALQDRAQMQRSWMDKGVKNARRKANNDNDKIGRKFRSEASEKQAAKARQTQRMIERLDVVDEPRKEWELRMEIASAPRSGAVVATLRDAEVRQGDFVLGPVSLQIDWADRVAVTGANGAGKSTLLGALLGRVPLTSGQSSLGSGVLIGEVDQARKLFHGEESLLDAFCAAVPDTEPAEVRTLLAKFGLKSDHVTRSAATLSPGERTRAALALLQGRGVNLLVLDEPTNHLDLPAIEQLESALDAYEGTLLLVTHDRRMLDAVHVTRRLEVSSGKVTETP